In the Caenorhabditis elegans chromosome X genome, one interval contains:
- the F59F3.6 gene encoding Potassium channel tetramerization-type BTB domain-containing protein (Confirmed by transcript evidence): protein MSRPRHADDILNINVGGKKYTVRRTDMLADPRSKLAEWFKPGTLKPIATDKGGNYYLDRDAKCFRHILAYLRLKKEKFVPSLALPSKPDDLAKLVGECEALNLAELKELALDLLQKYQRTEEQHYVTSYVQVTLRDFESWQFEREQNQIALKKKPTNEEEYQPNSAYDEWDNL, encoded by the exons ATGTCGCGACCACGTCATGCAGACGATATTCTCAATATCAATGTTGGCGGAAAAAAGTATAca GTTCGACGAACTGATATGCTGGCTGATCCAAGATCTAAATTAGCCGAATGGTTTAAACCTGGAACATTGAAGCCAATCGCAACAGACAAG gGAGGTAACTACTACCTTGATCGTGACGCTAAATGTTTCCGACACATCCTTGCTTATCttcgattgaaaaaagaaaagtttgtCCCATCACTTGCTCTCCCCAGTAAACCGGATGATCTTGcaaa GTTGGTCGGTGAATGCGAAGCTTTGAATTTGGCAGAGCTCAAAGAGCTGGCTCTTGACTTGCTTCAAAAGTATCAAAGAACAGAGGAGCAACACTATGTCACTTCGTACGTCCAAGTTACCCTACGCGATTTTGAAAGTTGGCAATTTGAACGAGAGCAG AATCAAattgcattgaaaaaaaagccaacAAATGAAGAAGAATATCAGCCAAACTCTGCATACGACGAATGGGATAATCTGTGA
- the col-177 gene encoding Col_cuticle_N domain-containing protein (Confirmed by transcript evidence): MKKKEVEKDDLIENASRVASCISIFLIIASTTMYIFIGLKINHISHRLYNHAKGFEILKLDAETELLHVEDEHIRTSRQAWRKQQQRWRSGNGSGNRRKTQFEEPKICDCTVIDCPKGPRGPPGDDGNSPTDGHPGDNGKDGTDGIYQVDEPDCPPCPQGPPGEDGLRGEAGEPGRPGTPGDPGRPGTNEPGGIGARGPRGQSGRTGSKGDPGEAGQDFVQLNGLPGPKGLPGSVGLPGARGDPGNNGKPAPPGPEGFPGPVGDLGDAGEYGLRGVPGRRGSPGKDGGYCQCPPREGSSFSSSTSTLNRQSVKVSTSRNRLTSNNNDAVDDYEAEVERHVTPRQQQQQQQPFQRRRWQKTNQQNQRDMYVNLRKNTHSDLIDVGESSMRRSPMAPLIAYKDSREEGHTNRVVMRKTSYGSKANTVDFELR, from the exons atgaagaagaaggaagTCGAAAAAGATGATTTAATAGAAAATGCATCCCGAGTTGCTTCGTGTATTTCTATATTTCTTATAATCGCATCAACAACTATGTACATTTTCATAGGCCTAAAAATTAATCATATATCACATAGACTTTACAATCATGCAAAAGGCTTTGAG ATCTTAAAATTAGACGCGGAAACGGAACTTTTGCACGTTGAAGATGAACATATTCGAACATCTCGTCAAGCTTGGAGAAAACAACAGCAACGGTGGAGAAGTGGAAACGGTTCTGGAAACCGGAGAAAGACACAGTTCGAGGAACCAAAGATCTGCG actgCACAGTAATCGATTGTCCTAAAGGGCCACGAGGGCCCCCAGGTGACGATGGAAACAGTCCAACTGACGGACATCCGG GAGATAATGGAAAAGATGGAACTGATGGTATTTACCAAGTTGATGAGCCAGATTGTCCTCCATGCCCTCAAGGTCCACCCGGAGAAGATGGTCTTAGAGGCGAAGCCGGAGAACCTGGACGTCCTGGTACTCCCGGTGATCCCGGAAGACCCGGAACGAACGAGCCCGGTGGAATTGGAGCACGGGGCCCTCGAGGGCAATCTGGTCGAACTGGTTCGAAAGGTGATCCAGGAGAAGCTGGACAAGATTTTGTTCAGCTAAATGGTCTTCCTGGGCCAAAGGGTCTTCCAGGATCAGTTGGATTGCCAGGAGCCAGAGGAGATCCAGGCAACAATGGAAAACCTGCACCACCGGGTCCAGAAGGGTTCCCAGGTCCTGTTGGAGATTTGGGCGATGCAGGAGAATATGGCCTTCGTGGAGTGCCTGGGAGAAGAGGAAGTCCAGGAAAAGACGGTGGATATTGTCAGTGTCCACCACGAGAAG GTTCATCATTCTCTTCGTCCACTTCAACATTGAATCGTCAAAGTGTCAAAGTTTCCACATCTAGAAACAGA ttAACATCAAATAACAATGATGCTGTAGACGATTATGAAGCCGAAGTAGAACGGCATGTGACTCCCAGgcagcagcaacagcagcaacaacCATTCCAAAGAAGACGATGGCAGAAAA ctaaCCAACAAAACCAACGTGACATGTACGTTAACCTACGAAAAAACACACACTCGGATTTGATTGATGTCGGAGAATCCAGCATGAG GAGATCTCCAATGGCGCCATTAATTGCATATAAAGATTCTAGAGAAGAAGGTCACACAAAC cgagTTGTAATGCGGAAAACTTCATATGGATCTAAAGCGAATACAGTGGACTTTGAGCTACGATAA
- the del-5 gene encoding DEgenerin Like (Product from WormBase gene class del;~Confirmed by transcript evidence), translating into MTSVSFGGSDSQFQSLDPAPGYSDDASGYPDIEVIDNEDEMYIDEETYEYLTNHYFRAGHDGCDEYTNLTTFHGMIRVFNSRNCPSLIFWCLVVTTCLVFYIMVCGTMIKTYSTQPSFMRINETKSHRAENNIELCSEKQLTCNEILKENKQMTCKEVDAYCVSIRFSTKTKIRLKKKGLYFKHGTEEDVHYLSSKPHTHHMIRLKLIQIDRLNLGRAPCTTNWREITWIEKDSIPDYRYSLNMCENIRFELTRKVEYLQYDFPCYPSCSEIKYQVSKSKLRHSSDSVVITFSVLPTITLMQETRKTTLIDILCYLGGASSLFMGCSCVTLMEMFVFLFKLVAKSACSQEVPEPDDSFYNDKIEFEYSDHRNKRRYAIFDRETMEKYLISNNSIDVKSINLDKRLSVFSVKKAPKLRALKDNRNFDKIDIFDEGISENDAKNEVALSQKDECSVEYQDEKMDTLGEIPLENRRPLRPQLRRCSTATSFASHTSKGSSSLTVRSYAPNQQKRRMSKAFTKNMPMNDF; encoded by the exons ATGACGAGTGTCTCGTTTGGTGGCAGTGACTCTCAATTTCAAAGTCTTGATCCAGCTCCTGGtt ATAGCGATGATGCGAGCGGATATCCGGATATTGAAGTCATCGACAACGAAGATGAAATGTACATAGATGAAGAAACCTATGAGTATTTAACCAATCATTATTTTCGAGCGGGTCATGATGGGTGTGATGAATACACCAATTTAACTACTTTCCATGGAATG ATACGTGTATTTAATTCTCGCAACTGCCCGTCTTTAATTTTCTGGTGTCTCGTTGTTACCACTTGCCTAGTTTTCTACATTATGGTG TGCGGTACAATGATCAAGACTTATTCGACGCAACCCAGTTTTATGAGAATCAACGAGACAAAAAGTCATAGAGCAGAGAATAATATTGAACTGTGCTCAGAAAAACA aCTTACGTGCAACGaaatattgaaagaaaataaacaaatgaCGTGCAAAGAAGTTGATGCATACTGTGTTTCAATACGATTCTctacaaaaactaaaattcgaTTGAAAAAGAAAG GTCTGTATTTCAAACATGGGACCGAGGAAGATGTTCATTACTTGTCATCGAAACCTCACACACATCACATGATTCGATTGAAACTTATTCAA ATTGATCGACTGAATTTGGGGCGAGCACCGTGTACAACAAACTGGAGAGAAATAACATGGATCGAAAAAGATTCGATACCAGATTATAGATATTCATTGAATATGTGCGAGAACATTCGCTTTGAGCTAACAAGAAAAGTCGAATATTTGCAATATG ATTTCCCCTGCTATCCCTCATGCTCCGAGATAAAATACCAAGTGAGTAAATCTAAACTGCGCCACAGTTCTGATTCCGTGGTGATCACGTTTTCTGTACTGCCCACTATCACTCTCATGCAAGAGACGCGGAAGACAACATTGATTGATATTTTGT GTTATCTTGGAGGAGCCAGTTCGTTGTTTATGGGTTGCAGTTGCGTCACACTGATGGAGATGTTTGTGTTTCTGTTCAAACTAGTGGCAAAGTCGGCGTGTTCTCAAGAAGTCCCAGAGCCCGATGATAGTTTTTACAATGATAAAATCGAATTCGAATACTCAGATCATAGAAACAAAAGGCGatatgcaatttttgatagagAAACAATGGAGAAGTATTTAATATCAAATAATAGCATAGATGTGAAAAGTATCAATCTTGACAA ACGGCTATCGGTGTTTAGTGTGAAGAAAGCGCCAAAACTCAGGGCTCTCAAAGATAACCGGAACTTTgacaaaattgatatttttgatgaaG GCATATCAGAAAACGATGCCAAGAATGAAGTTGCTCTCAGTCAAAAGGATGAATGTTCTGTGGAGTATCAAGATGAG aaaatggacACTCTGGGAGAAATTCCGTTAGAAAATCGGAGACCCCTAAGACCACAGT TACGACGTTGCTCCACAGCTACTTCATTTGCATCTCATACCTCTAAAGGATCCTCTTCACTTACAGTTCGATCTTATGCTCCAAATCAACAAAAACGCAGAATGAGCAAAGCATTCACCAAAAATATGCCTatgaatgatttttaa
- the ttr-31 gene encoding Transthyretin-like family protein (Confirmed by transcript evidence) codes for MKFVFITFLPILCLAIPLPDILPKLPQIRKVQSTAVKGKLLCDGKGYEKARLKLYEVDPIKDTLMSEALTNENGEFELSGNDTEWTKIDPKLNIYHNCHDEAIECWRKVEIVIPDDFITEGETPAKTFDIGILNINAVLPGESRDCIN; via the exons atgaaattcGTTTTCATCACATTTTTACCGATTCTCTGCCTTGCAATTCCGCTTCCCGATATTCTTCCAAAGCTCCCTCAAATCCGTAAAGTACAGTCCACGGCTGTGAAGGGAAAGTTGTTGTGTGATGGAAAAGGTTATGAAAAGGCTCGTCTGAAGCTGTATGAGGTCGATCCCA TCAAGGACACCCTTATGTCAGAAGCACTGACTAACGAAAATGGTGAATTCGAACTTTCTGGTAATGACACCGAATGGACCAAAATTGACCCAAAGCTCAATATCTATCACAATTGCCACGACGAGGCTATT GAATGCTGGCGAAAAGTGGAAATTGTGATTCCAGACGATTTCATTACAGAAGGAGAGACTCCAGCTAAAACCTTTGACATTGGAATTCTCAACATTAATGCAGTTCTTCCAGGAGAGTCTCGTGACTGTATCAATTAG
- the F58A3.4 gene encoding Major sperm protein (Confirmed by transcript evidence) yields MLYDFDDHNLFITPKIAYFPTAMGGASRHMMVNGSSHRIAVKIKCSDNELFRVSPVYTLLEPGNAQRLQIVRDPGPAKTDKIVVIYKTTCASSARDAFECDLGAERKVIALIAKEDVTMSIAPTTNLKSILRQNVQKC; encoded by the exons ATGCTCTATGATTTTGACGACCACAATTTATTCATCACTCCCAAA ATTGCTTATTTTCCAACAGCAATGGGAGGAGCATCAAGACACATGATGGTGAACGGAAGTAGTCACAG AATCGCTGTCAAGATCAAGTGCAGTGATAATGAATTGTTTCGCGTATCGCCGGTATATACACTTCTTGAACCAGGAAATGCGCAAAGATTACag ATAGTTCGCGATCCAGGGCCAGCGAAGACAGATAAAATTGTGGTGATTTATAAGACAACATGCGCAAGCAGTGCTAGAGATGCGTTCGAATGCGATTTAG GAGCTGAACGAAAAGTTATCGCCTTAATAGCAAAAGAAGACGTTACCATGTCAATTGCACCGACAAccaatttaaaatcaattttaaggcaaaatgttcaaaaatgttga
- the F58A3.3 gene encoding RHDF1 (Confirmed by transcript evidence) translates to MGNEEDAFEEPKPLLRRTSRKGSFRKFIVSLTSPPPETEFIYHEEQEEDEELQELQLPPPPMQRVSRMGSIRKAMTISFQNSLRRTRKIFGIGVAPVTEYLPKSEQDVHIQRFNRNESVRLSRCSTKHYEVIKTHSEDKIFTSVRPIPPSSTCLLTKFFPRIEKPPNQKKTLLSSFERKRRYHQTFGADHHAKEQLFCPLQASQVEFAFKTQVKSDIVIKVQAPNGESSGYIYPNNIAYTSFTPSNIGCGHGKWLVHVAIRKGCKFHHGYTRQFNLIGQGVLFFQVDMAGTLRDDGKLWLDCLN, encoded by the exons ATGGGAAATGAAGAAGATGCCTTCGAAGAACCAAAACCTCTTCTTAGAAGAACGTCTCGAAAAGGCAGTTTCCGAAAGTTTATTGTT agTTTAACCAGTCCACCGCCAGAAACTGAGTTTATTTATCATGAGGAACAAGAAGAGGACGAGGAACTTCAAGAATTACAATTACCACCCCCACCAATGCAAAGAGTTTCGAGAATGGGAAGTATTCGAAAAGCAATGACAATAAGCTTTCAg aATAGCCTACGGAGAActcgaaaaatatttggaattggCGTTGCACCGGTTACTGAATATTTACCAAAATCTGAACAAGATGTTCATATTCAAAGATTCAACAGAAACGAATCTGTACGACTT aGTCGATGCTCCACGAAGCATTACGAAGTTATAAAAACACACTCCGAAGATAAAATCTTCACAAGCGTAAGGCCTATTCCTCCGTCTAGTACGTGTCTGTTAACCAA attctttccCCGAATCGAAAAACCTCCAAATCAGAAAAAGACACTTCTTTCCAGTTTTGAACGTAAAAGGAG gtacCATCAAACGTTTGGTGCAGATCATCACGCCAAAGAACAACTTTTCTGTCCACTTCAAGCTTCTCAAGTCGAGTTTGCATTCAAAACACAAGTGAAATCCGATATAGTGATTAAAGTACAAGCTCCAAATGGTGAATCCAGTGGATACATATATCCCAACAATATTGCATACACCAGTTTTACACCATCAAAT ATTGGGTGTGGTCATGGTAAATGGCTAGTTCATGTGGCTATTCGAAAAGGATGCAAATTTCATCATGGATATACACGGCAGTTCAATCTTATTGGTCAAG GAGTTCTGTTCTTCCAAGTTGATATGGCTGGTACATTACGGGACGACGGAAAATTGTGGCTTGACTGCCTGAATTAA